The Bifidobacterium eulemuris genome includes a window with the following:
- a CDS encoding HD domain-containing protein, whose amino-acid sequence MLSRHQIRTLVHHHGHDILAHERMQIQRDCYQHGIVTTYAHSIRVACLAVYFADRLRLWHRVDLRSLIRAALLHDYFLYDWHRWDNGEHRLHGFTHGGRALANAMEDFELNHIECDSIANHMFPLTPRPPRYIEGYLVTMADKISATHETVSLERFRKAELTATRKDVR is encoded by the coding sequence GTGCTGAGCAGACACCAGATCCGCACACTGGTACACCATCATGGACATGACATCCTCGCGCACGAGCGCATGCAGATCCAACGCGACTGCTACCAGCACGGCATCGTCACCACATACGCGCACTCCATCCGCGTGGCCTGCCTGGCCGTGTATTTCGCCGACCGGCTGCGCCTGTGGCACAGGGTCGATCTGCGCTCGCTGATCCGCGCCGCCCTGCTGCACGACTACTTCCTCTACGACTGGCACCGTTGGGACAACGGCGAACACCGCCTGCACGGCTTCACCCACGGCGGCAGGGCGCTCGCCAACGCCATGGAGGATTTCGAACTCAACCATATCGAGTGCGACAGCATCGCCAACCACATGTTCCCCCTGACGCCGCGTCCGCCGCGCTACATCGAGGGCTATCTGGTCACCATGGCCGACAAGATCAGCGCCACACATGAGACGGTCAGCCTCGAACGCTTCCGCAAAGCCGAATTGACCGCGACCCGCAAGGACGTACGATGA